One window from the genome of Hydractinia symbiolongicarpus strain clone_291-10 chromosome 1, HSymV2.1, whole genome shotgun sequence encodes:
- the LOC130652018 gene encoding hydralysin-like: MIKLIGLLHITYFSGLLRADESKGETQLKVRKQSLYHDASKKALKINIMVVKEYLKFSDLEGLDANPNSVRESFKKIFGEKPDGIALNNETYYSAVKPPITEQYGHWCYKNVEGEEIISRDSPKPNTDVLGSNTAYNHGDTDATVQLSVTGKWTDTTGWNASITTGMSFDTKIGVEGVFTFGTSFKIDVTAGTSGSHSVEKSVTSTISVPVKARSKVKVDMVATMREETITYNMPISVRGMMGANFPDRVKGHYFWFSTIEDLVPKTSGDITCKINGVHAMDTHTVVHKAEPIND; the protein is encoded by the exons aTGATCAAGTTAATTGGTTTGTTGCATATTACGTACTTTTCCGGTCTCTTGCG TGCAGATGAAAGTAAGGGAGAAACACAATTGAAGGTAAGAAAGCAGTCTTTATACCATGATGCAAGTAAAAAAGCACTGAAAATT AATATCATGGTGGTGAAAGAATACCTAAAGTTTTCTGATCTAGAAGGGCTGGATGCTAACCCCAACTCTGTAAGAGAAAGCTTCAAAAAGATATTTGGAGAGAAACCTGATGGAATAgcattaaacaatgaaacttaTTATAGCGCTGTCAAGCCTCCTATTACTGAGCAGTATGGGCATTGGTGCTACAAGAATGTGGAAGGAGAAGAAATCATCAGCAGGGATTCACCAAAACCAAACACAGATGTTCTTGGTTCAAACACTGCGTATAATCATGGGGACACTGATGCTACAGTGCAGCTAAGCGTTACTGGCAAGTGGACAGATACAACTGGGTGGAATGCATCCATAACAACTGGGATGAGTTTCGACACGAAAATAGGCGTAGAAGGAGTCTTTACCTTTGGAACGTCATTTAAGATCGACGTTACTGCTGGTACATCAGGAAGTCACTCTGTAGAAAAGTCAGTAACATCGACAATTAGTGTTCCGGTAAAGGCGCGATCGAAAGTTAAGGTAGATATGGTAGCTACTATGAGAGAGGAGACAATAACCTACAACATGCCAATATCTGTACGTGGAATGATGGGTGCTAATTTTCCTGATCGTGTGAAAGGTCATTATTTTTGGTTTTCGACAATAGAAGACCTTGTTCCAAAAACCAGTGGTGATATAACATGCAAAATAAATGGAGTGCATGCCATGGATACTCACACCGTTGTGCACAAAGCTGAACCAATAAATGATTAG